The DNA region GAGCGGCTTTCCCTTTCCGTTGCGAAACCTCATCACTCGCATTTCAAAGCCTTCGCTGCGAATCGGTTGATCAATGCCTAGTTCCTTCAGGACACGCAAGCCGTTGCGTCCAACGTTTAGAAATAAGCCTGCATAGTCGTCATGTGTCGTGGCTGCTTCATAGATGACTGGATCCCACCCGATTCGCTTGAGGAATAACGCCGCTGCCGGCCCTGCTATTCCGCATCCGATCACCGCTACCTTATTATTGTTCGTATCCATCTGGATTCCAGCTCCTTTATCTTAATTATTAAGATATTTGTTGATAAAAATCATTATGTTCATTTTACAATAATGAGGCGGTGCGGCATTTGGTCTCAAGACGGATAATTCACCTGGACTCTGGATGGAAATATTGGTGCCTTCGCCGCTTTTTCTGCGTAAGCAGCTGGTGTGGTATACTTCATGTATCGCTATGTTTAAAGGTGGTATCGTATGAAACCGACACACCAAGATCTGAAACTGTCGCTGATTGAGGCTTCCAAACAACTATCAACACAAACCGTCATGTTTCATCAAGCGGTCGCGGCGTATCTGGGTCTTAACATTACGGATCATAAATGTGTGGATTTCATCCTAAGCAAAGGAAGAGTCACAGCGGGACAGCTCGCCGAATGGACCGGCCTAACCACCGGGGCGATAACAAGCGTCCTTAACCGATTGGAGAAGGCAGGCTTCATCTGCAGGGCCAAAGATCCCGGCGATCTCAGGGTCGTCTATGCCGAGCCCGTCTATTCGCAATTGCATGCGATTAAAGAGGTTTTCGCTCCATTAAACGCTGCCATGCTGGACTTATATTCAAAGTACGACCAAGATCAGCTGGAGACCATACTCGATTACATCCTTCATTCCAATCAAATCCTGCGGAACCTCATCGAAGATCTTCGCAAGCCCGCGGCGGAGTGATATAACGGGCATGTTTTTAACTTACCGAAGGTCTCTATTCAGAACTCAACCCTGGATATCTGAAATACAAGATCCTATTAAGAGGAACAAACAGGATTCTGCAGAACCGTAAAAGGACGCATAGAAAAGAGGATATGTTCGCTGTAAAAAAGTCGCCATTAAGGCGACTTCTCTTCCAAATTTTTATCTCTCCCACTTATCAAACGAAGTACCCTCTCCCATAATATATCAACAGCCCCGATCCGACTGCCCACAAGA from Paenibacillus ihbetae includes:
- a CDS encoding MarR family winged helix-turn-helix transcriptional regulator, which encodes MKPTHQDLKLSLIEASKQLSTQTVMFHQAVAAYLGLNITDHKCVDFILSKGRVTAGQLAEWTGLTTGAITSVLNRLEKAGFICRAKDPGDLRVVYAEPVYSQLHAIKEVFAPLNAAMLDLYSKYDQDQLETILDYILHSNQILRNLIEDLRKPAAE